Proteins co-encoded in one Papaver somniferum cultivar HN1 chromosome 5, ASM357369v1, whole genome shotgun sequence genomic window:
- the LOC113283975 gene encoding uncharacterized WD repeat-containing protein C2A9.03-like, with protein sequence MAEEGEMGIVVNGMDDDLYDYDRVADVEEETEMDDDADSFNKATDTTAKQARKGKDIQGIPWERLNITRDKYRKTRIEQYKNYENIPSSGELIDKKCKDIEKGPQYYEFQHNTRMVKPTILHFQLRNLVWATSKHDVYLMSNYAVVHWSPLSCNSTEVVNFSGHVAPTEKHPGSLLEGFTQTQISTLAVKDKLLVAGGFQGELTCKRLDRRGVSFCTRTTYDENSITNAIEIFDHFSGGSRFLTSNNDCGVRIFDLEKFQLLNHFRYPWPVNHTSMSPDCKLIAVVGDHLDGLLVDSQNGKTVSSLVGHLDYSFASAWHPDGRIFATGNQDKACRVWDLRNLSSPLAVLKGNLGAARSIRFSSDGQFMAVAEPADFVHVYSTKGDYSKRQEIDFFGEISGISLSPDDESLFIGVWDRTYASLLQYSRKHYYGYLDSCL encoded by the exons ATGGCTGAAGAAGGAGAGATGGGTATTGTAGTAAACGGAATGGATGATGATTTATATGATTATGATAGAGTTGCTGATGTTGAAGAAGAAACCGAGATGGATGATGACGCTGATTCG TTTAATAAGGCGACTGATACGACTGCGAAGCAAGCAAGGAAAGGGAAAGATATACAGGGGATTCCATGGGAAAGATTGAATATAACCAGGGATAAGTACAGGAAGACGAGGATTGAACAGTATAAGAATTATGAGAATATACCTTCATCTGGAGAACTCATAGATAAG AAATGCAAGGATATAGAAAAAGGCCCACAGTACTACGAGTTTCAGCATAACACAAGAATGGTGAAGCCTACAATTCTTCATTTTCAG TTGAGAAACTTAGTTTGGGCCACTTCGAAACATGATGTCTATCTCATGTCCAACTATGCAGTTGTTCATTGGTCTCCTTTATCTTGCAACTCAACGGAGGTCGTCAATTTTTCAGGACATGTGGCACCAACTGAG AAACACCCGGGTAGTTTGCTAGAAGGCTTTACGCAAACTCAGATCAGTACGCTTGCTGTGAAGGACAAATTGTTGGTTGCAGGGGGGTTTCAGGGAGAACTTACTTGTAAG CGATTGGATCGGCGAGGGGTTAGCTTCTGTACTAGGACAACATATGATGAGAATTCAATCACAAATGCTATTGAAATATTTGACCACTTCAG TGGCGGATCTCGTTTCTTGACATCCAACAATGATTGTGGTGTTCGAATATTTGACTTGGAGAAATTTCAGCTTCTAAATCACTTCCGCTACCCTTGGCCAGTAAAT CACACGTCAATGAGTCCGGATTGCAAGTTAATTGCGGTTGTGGGTGATCACCTTGATGGTTTACTTGTCGATTCACAGAATGGAAAG ACAGTGTCTTCATTAGTAGGCCACCTTGATTATTCATTTGCCTCGGCATGGCATCCTGATGGTCGCATCTTTGCAACTGGAAATCAAGATAAGGCATGCCGAGTGTGGGATCTTCGAAACTTGTCCTCACCATTGGCAGTTCTCAAGGGCAACTTGGGTGCTGCCAGATCCATCCGTTTCTCATCAGATGGACAGTTCATGGCAGTAGCTGAACCTGCCGATTTTGTTCACGTCTACAGTACCAAGGGGGATTATAGTAAGCGACAAGAGATAGATTTCTTTGGGGAAATTTCAGGAATATCACTTAGTCCTGATGACGAGTCTCTTTTCATAGGAGTCTGGGACCGGACATATGCCAGCTTACTTCAGTATAGTAGAAAACACTATTACGGCTATCTAGATTCCTGCTTATAA